A region of Solanum dulcamara chromosome 7, daSolDulc1.2, whole genome shotgun sequence DNA encodes the following proteins:
- the LOC129894477 gene encoding uncharacterized protein LOC129894477: MARVKNYCYTSKPAIWIWLISALTFYVLFLMATRNSPEWSISNAEQRSRLYEKMEKDLEDQGAVFLKQGETTQSLSLSDLFILKEGVVTPVLKAANPPVRANVLYLNPEYSVPIAEAVRSIFSPHFDKAIWFQNSSLYHFSMFHASHHITAVPASESEIEAEANAVRVVSESICPLKIALDRVVLTSTGVLVGCWQVDSGSDPVTIRQKLRNALPHAPVKQLYDAVMLHTSFARLLGHPGSWPEEANKVSELQYLHDLVNRLNNKIRGTKATVGELWYVEEYDILALALNGRMKVRKFQLGCSKV, translated from the exons ATGGCTAGGGTTAAGAACTATTGTTACACTTCGAAACCGGCTATTTGGATCTGGTTAATCTCTGCACTTACCTTTTATGTTCTCTTCCTTATGGCTACTCGCAATTCTCCAG AATGGTCTATCTCAAATGCGGAGCAGAGGTCTAGATTGTATGAAAAGATGGAGAAAGACTTGGAGGATCAAGGAGCTGTTTTCCTCAAACAGGGAGAAACTACTCAATCACTTTCCCTGTCAGATCTGTTTATTCTCAAAGAAGGAGTAGTCACTCCTGTACTCAAG GCTGCAAACCCCCCTGTGCGAGCAAATGTTTTGTATCTCAACCCAGAGTATTCTGTCCCTATTGC GGAAGCTGTGAGATCTATATTCTCGCCACATTTTGATAAAG CAATTTGGTTTCAGAACTCTAGTTTATATCACTTTAGCATGTTCCACGCTTCCCATCACATTACAGCTGTTCCTGCCTCTGAATCAGAG ATTGAAGCTGAAGCAAATGCTGTTAGAGTTGTTTCTGAGTCAATCTGCCCGCTAAAAATTGCCCTAGACAGAGTGGTTCTGACATCAACTGGGGTGTTAGTAGGTTGTTGGCag GTGGACTCTGGAAGTGATCCAGTAACTATCAGACAAAAATTGAGAAATGCTCTCCCACATGCGCCTGTGAAGCAACTT TATGATGCTGTAATGCTTCATACATCATTTGCCAGGCTTCTTGGACACCCTGGCAGTTGGCCTGAG GAAGCAAATAAGGTTTCAGAACTCCAATATCTCCATGACCTCGTGAATAGATTAAACAACAAAATCCGTGGCACTAAG GCAACTGTTGGTGAGCTTTGGTATGTTGAGGAATATGACATATTAGCGCTTGCGTTGAATGGGAGAATGAAAGTTCGCAAGTTCCAGCTTGGCTGTTCAAAAGTGTGA